A single window of Pseudarthrobacter defluvii DNA harbors:
- a CDS encoding isoprenyl transferase, which produces MALGKRNNTVRRRTHPVLPPYPHPSGAVAPSIPAEFIPRHVAIVMDGNGRWANQRGLPRIEGHKAGEPALLDVMAGAIELGIEYVSVYAFSTENWRRSPEEVRFLMGFNKDVLRRQRNQLDDWGVRVRWAGRRPRLWGSVIRELEEAEQFTAANTTCNLTMCVNYGGRAEITDAVSAIAADVAAGKLKPGAITERTIQKYLDEPDLPDVDLFLRSSGEQRLSNFLLWQSAYAEFVFMDTLWPDVDRRTLWAAVEEYARRDRRYGGAVDAAAAPADVRTDSRAE; this is translated from the coding sequence GTGGCCCTCGGAAAGAGAAACAATACGGTCCGCCGGCGCACCCATCCCGTGCTGCCGCCCTACCCGCACCCGTCCGGGGCCGTGGCTCCCTCCATTCCGGCGGAATTCATTCCGCGGCATGTGGCCATTGTCATGGACGGCAACGGCCGGTGGGCCAACCAGCGGGGCCTGCCCCGGATTGAGGGACACAAGGCAGGGGAGCCTGCACTGCTGGACGTCATGGCAGGGGCCATTGAGCTGGGCATCGAGTACGTCAGCGTCTACGCCTTTTCCACGGAGAACTGGCGCAGGTCACCTGAGGAAGTCCGCTTCCTGATGGGATTTAACAAGGACGTGCTGCGAAGGCAGCGGAACCAGCTGGATGACTGGGGAGTCCGGGTCCGGTGGGCGGGGCGCAGGCCCCGGCTCTGGGGTTCGGTTATCCGGGAACTGGAGGAAGCCGAACAGTTCACCGCGGCCAACACCACCTGTAATTTGACCATGTGTGTTAATTACGGCGGCCGGGCAGAGATCACGGATGCAGTTTCCGCGATCGCAGCAGACGTGGCGGCTGGAAAGCTGAAGCCCGGTGCCATCACCGAGCGGACCATCCAGAAGTACCTCGATGAACCGGACCTGCCTGACGTGGACCTCTTCCTGCGCAGCTCGGGCGAGCAGAGGCTGTCCAACTTCCTGCTGTGGCAGTCCGCCTACGCCGAGTTCGTCTTCATGGACACGCTCTGGCCGGACGTGGACAGGCGGACCCTTTGGGCCGCCGTCGAGGAGTATGCCCGGCGGGACCGCCGCTACGGTGGGGCAGTGGACGCGGCCGCTGCTCCGGCAGACGTCCGGACAGACTCCCGGGCGGAGTAG
- a CDS encoding alpha/beta hydrolase, with product MQWQQDILGGDFESHSFAATGSDGVERTATLVRLRPDPDRGAGGDRRGAVLFLHGWSDYFFNVELARFWAGAGYDFYALDMHNHGRSLRPESPGGYVADLTAYDAEIEEAWRIIGGESGPGPLALMGHSTGGLVAALWTSRHPEAVSLLVLNSPWLEMHGSSLVRRAASSMVRPVARIRPQTVLRLPERGHYWRTISSAADGEWPLDERYRPRMAFPVRAGWLRAVLAGHSRVARGLGIEAPVLVLLSKGSANGLLWSEEMRRTDAVLDVNTISARALTLGRTVTLERIDGALHDVFLSPEPIRSDAYSRLARWLRAYG from the coding sequence ATGCAGTGGCAGCAGGACATCCTGGGCGGGGACTTCGAGTCGCACTCCTTTGCGGCCACCGGATCTGACGGTGTGGAGCGGACGGCAACGCTGGTACGGCTCCGGCCTGACCCGGACCGCGGCGCCGGGGGCGACCGCCGCGGCGCTGTGTTGTTCCTGCACGGTTGGAGTGACTACTTCTTCAACGTGGAACTGGCCCGTTTTTGGGCTGGGGCGGGATATGACTTCTACGCCCTGGACATGCACAACCACGGACGCAGCCTCCGTCCGGAATCACCGGGCGGGTATGTGGCGGACCTCACCGCCTACGACGCGGAGATCGAAGAAGCATGGCGCATCATCGGCGGGGAAAGCGGCCCCGGGCCACTGGCCTTGATGGGCCATTCCACCGGCGGACTGGTGGCAGCGCTTTGGACCAGCCGCCACCCCGAGGCCGTTTCGCTGCTCGTTCTCAACAGTCCCTGGCTTGAGATGCACGGCAGTTCACTCGTGCGGCGGGCGGCGTCCAGCATGGTGCGCCCCGTGGCCCGGATCCGGCCGCAGACCGTCCTGCGCCTGCCGGAGCGCGGCCATTACTGGCGCACCATCAGCAGCGCTGCGGACGGCGAGTGGCCGCTTGACGAGCGCTACCGCCCCCGGATGGCTTTCCCGGTACGTGCCGGCTGGCTGCGGGCGGTACTCGCCGGGCATTCCCGGGTGGCGCGCGGCCTTGGCATCGAGGCACCGGTCTTGGTCCTGCTGTCCAAGGGCAGCGCCAACGGGCTCCTTTGGTCCGAGGAGATGCGCCGTACCGACGCCGTCCTGGACGTCAATACCATCAGCGCCCGGGCGTTGACCCTGGGCCGGACTGTGACCCTCGAGCGGATTGACGGGGCGCTGCACGACGTATTCCTCTCCCCCGAGCCAATCCGGTCCGATGCCTACTCGCGGCTGGCCCGTTGGCTGCGGGCTTATGGGTGA
- the recO gene encoding DNA repair protein RecO, translated as MPQQSFASRAYRDDAVVLRTHKLGEADRIITLLTKHHGQVRAVAKGVRRTSSRFGARLEPFMVADLQLVSGRTLDIVTQAVAKGAYGGSIAADYGRYTVAAAMTETAEKLTDVDGEAGTAQYNLLVGALAALSRDEHAAGLILDSYLLRALATGGWAPSFTDCARCGMPGPHTAFSAPLGGMVCAQCRPPGSPAPARETVVLLAALLTGDWTTADASLAQHRKEAAGLVAAYLQWHLERVLKSLKHVERS; from the coding sequence GTGCCCCAACAGTCTTTTGCCTCCCGGGCTTACCGGGACGACGCCGTGGTGCTGCGTACCCACAAGCTGGGCGAGGCCGACAGGATCATCACCCTCCTCACGAAGCACCACGGACAGGTCCGCGCCGTCGCGAAAGGGGTGCGCCGCACCAGCAGCCGTTTCGGTGCCCGGCTTGAACCGTTCATGGTGGCGGACCTCCAGCTGGTGTCCGGCCGCACCCTGGACATCGTGACGCAGGCAGTCGCCAAAGGGGCCTACGGCGGAAGCATCGCCGCGGACTACGGCAGATACACGGTTGCAGCAGCGATGACCGAGACAGCGGAGAAACTCACGGATGTGGACGGCGAAGCCGGCACCGCACAGTACAACCTGCTGGTGGGGGCCCTCGCCGCGTTGAGCCGGGACGAGCATGCCGCGGGCCTCATCCTTGACTCCTACCTGCTGCGCGCGCTGGCCACCGGCGGCTGGGCGCCCAGCTTCACCGACTGCGCCCGCTGCGGCATGCCGGGCCCGCACACGGCGTTCTCCGCGCCCCTCGGCGGAATGGTCTGTGCCCAGTGCAGGCCGCCCGGGTCGCCGGCCCCGGCACGGGAGACCGTGGTCCTGTTGGCGGCCCTGCTGACGGGGGACTGGACGACGGCGGACGCTTCGCTGGCGCAGCACCGCAAGGAGGCCGCCGGCCTGGTGGCCGCGTACCTGCAATGGCACCTGGAACGAGTACTGAAATCCCTCAAACATGTGGAGCGTAGCTGA